AGCATGAACACTGCGGTACTGGTCGTCGATTCTCATACAGAAGGCGAACCCACTCGCGTCGTCGTGAGCGGCGGTCCTGACCTCGGGCAAGGCAGCTTGATGGAGCGCGTAGAGCGCTTTCGACGCGACTTCGACGGTTTTCGCTCAGGTGTCGTCTGTGAGCCGCGAGGATCTGAGGTCGTGGTCGGCGCACTGCTCGTCGAACCGCTTTCAGAAGACGCTTCGGCAGCGGTTCTCTTCTTCAACGACGTTGGATATCTTGGCATGTGCGGCCATGGAACGATCGGCGTCATCAAGACGCTGGCTTACCTGGGCAGAATCAAGCCGGGACAGCACAAGATTGAGACCTCTGTGGGAGATGTCTCGGCCTGTCTTCATGAGGATGGCAGTGTCACCGTCTCCAACGTGCCCAGCTATCGCCTGCAGGCCTCCGTTCCCGTGGACGTACCGGGACTGGGACGTTTTGTGGGGGATATCGCGTGGGGAGGGAATTGGTTCTTCCTCATCGGGGAACATCCGTTCGAGATCCTGCCCAGCAATAGAGCTGAGTTGGTTGCAGCTTCAACCGCGATTCGCAACGCTCTGCACGCCAGCGGCATCAAGGGCGTGCCGGGTGAACACTCCGACTATATCGACCACATCGAGTTCTTCTCGGAGCCGGTCGATCCCGCCAACTCCTCACGCAGCTTCGTGCTTTGCCCCGGAACCGCCTTTGACCGTTCCCCCTGCGGGACCGGCACCAGTGCGAAGATGGCCTGCCTATATGCGGATGGCAAGCTCGTACCGGGACAGACCTGGCGTCAGGAGAGCATTCTCGGAACTGTCTTTGAAGGGACAGTTGAGCCAGGAGAAGGCGAGATGGTGCTCCCCAGTATCCGTGGACGCGCATGGATTACAGGAGAGTCGAAGTTGATCTTTGCGGGTGACGATCCATTCTCCAAGGGGATTCAATTTTAAGATGGCGGCGTTTGATGTTGTAATTGTGGGGGCCGGGATCGTTGGAAGCGCGTGCGCTCGTGAGTGTGTGCGTGCCGGGTTTCGAGTGGCGATCGTCGAAGGCGGTGTCCCTGCCGGCGGAGCCACGGCGGCTGGGATGGGGCACGTCGTCGTCATGGACGATTCACCCGCGCAGCTTGCGTTGACGACATACTCCCGCGGGCTTTGGAACGCAGAGTTGCCGGAGCTTCCGCGCACCGTAGAGTATGAGGCGCGCGGCACCATCTGGGTCGCAGCCGATGACGAGGAGATGGTCGAGGTTCATGCCAAGCAGGCGACCTATGAAAGGGTCGGCGTGTGTGCTGAAGTGCTCGATTCCACTGACCTTGCCACGCAGGAGCCGAACCTTCGCAGCGGACTTGCGGGCGGACTGCTAGTGCCCGATGATGGCGTGATCTATCCCCCTGCTGCCGCGCAGTTTTACTTGTCGGAAGCACGCAGGCTCGGCGCGGAGTTTCATCTCTCTCGCGCCATCTCCGCCGCCAACGGCGTAGTTTTGTTGGCGGATGGAACCCGGCTTACTGCGCCGCACATCGTGCTGGCCGTGGGGACAGAATGCGATCTGCTGCCGGCCCTTCCGATCAAGAAGCGGAAAGGTCACCTCATCATCACGGATCGCTACCCGAATTTTCTGCACCATCAACTGGTCGAACTAGGCTATCTCAAGAGCGCGCACAAGGTTGTGACGGACTCGGTCGCCTTCAACATTCAACCGCGCCAGACGGGCCAGCTTCTGATCGGTTCCTCGCGTCAGTATGGTGATGAAGATCCAAGGGCGGATGCCGCCGTTCTACGCCAGATGCTTGAACGTTCCATGCTCTACATGCCCGCTCTCGCAAATATCTCGGCATTGCGAGTGTGGACGGGTTTTCGTGCTTCGACCGCGGATAAGCTGCCCTTGATCGGGCCGGCGGCCGGGCTCTCGGACGATAAATCGCTTTGGCTTGCCGCGGGCTTTGAAGGACTCGGCATCACGAACGCGCCCGGAGCAGCGAGGCTCCTGGTCGATGGTCTGCTGGGACATGCGTCGCAGATCGATGCCTCTCCGTATCTTCCCATCCGGCTTGCCGCGCAGGTGGAGGCGACCCATGCCTGATCTCTGCATCACGATCAACGGGATAGAGGTCCGCGTGGTCAAGGGCACGACTGTGGCTGCGGCGATGCTGCAAGTTGGTGTGGCCTGCCGCATCTCGGTCAGTGGGGAAGCCCGAACAGCGCTTTGCGGAATGGGCATCTGTTTTGAGTGCAGAGCCACTGTCGACGGCGTGCCCCATCGCACGACATGCCAGCTCCAGTGCGTGGAAGGTATGACCGCGGAGACGATGCGATGATCTGGACTGACGTATTGGTGATTGGTGCAGGCCCGGCTGGAATCGCTGCAGCCACGGCGGCTGGGGAGAACGGGCGCGAGGTCATCGTGCTCGATGACAATGCAGCTCCGGGTGGCCAGATCTGGCGTGGTGGTGTCGAAGCCCCGGTTGCAAAACCCGGTGGCGGCGAGGACGCAGCCAAGGATAAAGCCATCGCAAGGCTGAAGCGCTCGGGCGCCGAACTCCTCAGCGGATATCGAGTCTTCGACGCACAGAGCTCCTCCACGGTGCAGGCGATTCATCAAAATCAGACCGATCGCTTCAGCTATAAGCATCTGGTCCTGGCTACCGGCGCACGCGAGCGCTTTCTTCCGTTCCCGGGATGGACGCTGCCTGGCGTCTTTGGAGCAGGCGGCCTGCAGGCCCTGGTCAAAGGCGGCTTTCCGGTCAAAGGAAAACGCGTCGTCGTGGCTGGAACAGGACCGCTGTTGCTTGCGGTCGCCGCGCACTTGAAGGCTTATGGGGCGAAGGTTGTTTGCGTTGCGGAGCAAGCCAGCGTCTCGCAGCTTGCGCCCTTTGCCGCGTCGCTCTGGTCGCATCCGGCCAAGGTCTGGCAAGGTGTTCATTACCGTGCAACGCTGGCCTCCACGCCGTATCGCAATGGATGCTGGCCCGTTGCCGCCACGAGCAATCAAGACGCCTCAGCCCTTAGCAGCGTGACCTTGTCGGACGGTAAGCGCACATGGGATGAGCCCTGCGACCTGCTGGCTTGCGGCTTCCATCTCGTGCCTAATACCGAGCTTGCCTCGCTGCTGGGATGTGAGCTTGAGGGAGCCTTCGTCAAGGTCGATGAACAGCAGCGGACGTCTCTTCCAGAGGTCTTCTGTGCGGGTGAGCCCACAGGGATTGCCGGCTTGGAAGCGGCTCTAATTCAGGGCGAGATCGCAGGCCTGACCTGTGCTGGCAAGCCAACCAGCCAGCTCAAAAAGCGTGCGGCTGCGGAGCGCGGCTTTGGTCAGCGGCTGGAGAAGGCCTTCGCCCTGCGGCCGGAGGTGCTGAAGCTTGCCACGCCACAGACGATCGTCTGCCGCTGTGAAGATGTACCGCTCGGCAAGATCAGCGGGCACATCGGTTGGACTGACGCCAAGCTGCAAACCCGTTGTGGCATGGGTCCGTGCCAGGGCCGCATCTGCGGCCCGGCGGTTGAAGCACTGCTCGGATGGCGGCCTGTCTCCATCAGACAGCCGCTCTATCCGGTGCCGCTTGAAGTTTTCTGCTCTGAGCAGGAAGAGCCTGAGCCTGTCTCAGCAAGTTGAGCGAGTTATTCACTATTTCAAGGAGAAACATATGATCTGGTCCGGCGTAATGCCCGCAATGACGACACCGTTCGACGAAGCAATGAAGGTCGACCACAGCTTTTTAGCGCAGCACGCCGCATGGCAGCTCGGCAACGGATGCAAGGGCCTCGTCATGCTCGGATCACTCGGCGAGGGTGCAACGCTTGAGCACACTGAGAAGATTGCCATCCTCAAGACGGCTGTCCGCGTCGCAAAGGATGCGCCGGTAGTCGCGGCCATCTCTCATCTCTCAACCGAAGGTGCTGTGAAGCTGGCGCAGGAAGCTGAAGCTGCGGGTTGCGCCGGGCTTATGGTCCTGCCGCCCTATGTCTACACCTCTGACTGGCGCGAGATGAAGCAGCATGTCGCCACGGTCATCGCTGCCACCAAGCTGCCATGCATGCTTTACAACAACCCCGTTGCCTACAAGACGGACTTCCTACCCATCGAGATGGCAGAACTCGCAAGCGAGCATGAGAACCTCACCGCCGTGAAGGAATCCAGCGCGGACGTTCGTCGCGTCTCGGCCATCCGTGAGGTTCTTGGCGATCGTCTCCGCATCTGCGTCGGCGTCGATGACGTCCTCGTGGAAGGCGTCTATGCTGGCGCGGTTGGCTGGGTTGCGGGTCTCGTCAACGCTTATCCGGCTGAGTCGGTTCAACTGTTCGAGCTCGCAACCGCCGGCAAGACCGTGGAGGCCTTTGAGCTCTATCGCTGGTTCCTGCCGCTGCTCCGCATGGATACGGTGCCGAAGTTCGTGCAGCTCATCAAGTGGGTGCAGGAGCAGGTTGGCGTTGGCTCTGAACGCGTGCGCGCGCCTCGTCTCGTGCTGAACGGCAAGGAGCTTGAAGTCGCCAGGGCGGAGTTTGAGAAGGCCCATGCAACTCGTCCGCAGGTCACTTCCAAGGCGTTCTCGGAGTTTGCCGGAGCCTAGCTTCCGTCATTAGAAAAGAAAGCCGCACAGATCTTCTGTGCGGCTTTTGTTTTGACGCGAGTTTCCGGTGATCAGCCACACTAAATTTTGTATACGAGTTTGTATTTTGTTGTAGAGTTTCAGCATGGCCCGCGCGTCCAAGTTCCTGCATCTCGCAGCCCTCTTGCTGCCCCTCGGTTCGCTGGTATCGGTTGCCGCTCAAACTGCGCATCCCGCAAACATCCCTATGGCCGAAACCTTCACAGAAGCGGACCGGCTTCGCGGCAGCTATGGCCCGTATCGATCGAACAATGATCTGCTTTACTACCATCTCGATGTGAGGGTCGATCCGGCGAAGAAGTCCATCAGCGGGAAGAACAGTGTGCGTTTCAAGATGCTGGAGGACGGTCAGCGCATTCAACTGGACCTGGTTTCAACCCTTCAGATCGACAAGGTTCTCTTCGACAAGCCCAAAGGCGCAACCACGCCACTGCACTTTGAGCGTGCAGCCGGCAGGACCGTCTATATCGACTTCCCCAGAACCTTGCCTAAAGGCGAAACTGACACCATCGAGGTCTTCTATTCAGGTCATCCGGTTGAGATGGGCCGCTTTGGTGGCATCGTCTTCCGCAAGGACCCGATGGGCAGGCCGCTCGTCAACACCGCCTGCGAGGAGGAGGGCGCCAGTGTCTGGTGGCCCAATAAGGACCAGTGGCGAGATGAGGTTGAGAGCATGGACCTCAGCGTGGAAGCACCCAGCGACCTAGTGGAGGTCTCAGGCGGCAAGTTCCAGGGCAAGACCGATCTCCATGATGGCTTCACACGTTGGGACTGGAAGATTCAATACCCCATCAATAACTATGATGTGTCGCTGAATATTGGAACCTATGTTCATTTCAGCGATACCTATAAGACGCTTCCGCTTGATTACTTCGTCTTCCCGGAAGATATTGAGAAGGCGAAGCATCAGTTTGTCCAGGCCAAGCACATGCTCAAGGCATACGAGCATTACTTTGGTGAATATCCCTTCCTCAAAGACGGCTACAAGCTGGTTGAGGCTCTTTACTCCGGAGTGGAGAATCAGACCGCCATCACCTATGGCAACCACTTTGAAAATGGCTATCTGGGCCGGCCCAGGACCGGCATCGGAACCAGGTTCGACTTCATCATCATCCATGAGAGTGCGCACGAGTACTTTGGCAACAGCATCACCGCCAAGGATCGTTCCGATATGTGGATTCATGAAGGCTGGGCGAACTACTGCGAAGGCCTCTTCGTGGAGTTCATGTGGGGCAAGTCGGACGGCATCACCTACGTCAACACCGGTAAGGAGAACGTCAAGAATCAGTTCCCTGTGATCTCGCAGGAGGGTGTCTTCAGCACACCGCCCGGCGATCAGTACAAGAAGGGTGGCCTGTTCCTCAACACGCTTCGCAGCGTAGTGGGAGATGACGTCTGGTTCCCGCTGCTGCATGACTACTACCAACACTTCAAGTATCAGACCATCATGACCACGGACATGGTCGCCTTCTTCAACCAGCAGACGAAGATGGACCTGACCCCCATCTTCAATCAGTATCTGCGCCACGCCGCCATCCCTGTGCTGCAACTTCGCTTCGACGACGCGGCCCACACCGTCTCATATCGCTGGCAGGCCGACGAAGCAGCCTTTGCGATGCCGATTCGCGTAGGCAGCAAAGAGAACTGGCAACTGATCTATCCGACTACCAGCGAATGGAAGACACTTTCTACGCCGCTGACTAAGGATCAGTTCGAGGTAGCGACCGATATGTATTACGTTGGGATCAGCAAAGAGTAAGGGAGCGTTTGCCATGATGGACTATATACTTTGGCTCGTATTGGCGGCCCCATTCTGGCTCTCACATTATGCGCCAAAGGTCTTTCGCGTCCGTGTCGATACAACCGTCGGCAGCTTCGTGATCGAGACGCATCGCGCCTGGTCGCCTCATGGCGCAGACCGCTTCTATGAGCTTGTCCGAGCCCGCTACTACGATGACAATCGCTTCTTCCGCGTCGTCCCCGCCCATTGGGTACAGTTTGGCGTCAACGGCAATCCGCAGGTCGCGCAGCAGTGGCGTCACCGCACCATTGCTGACGATCCGCTGCTTTGTCACAACACGCCGGGCTTCATCGGCTTCTCAAATACCGCACCCAACACCCGCTCCACGCAGGTCTACATCAACACGGGAGACAACTCCGCACGCAATGATGTAGAGGCCGGCTTCGCTCCGTTTGGCCGCGTCGTCGAAGGCATGGACATTGTCGAAAAGATCTACAGCGGCTACGGCGAACACTCCGGCGGCGGCATGAGAGCCGGCCACCAGGATCAGATGTTTGCGGGCGGCAATGCATACTTCGATCGCGAGTTTCCCAGGCTCGACAAGCTTCTGAGCGTATCGCTGATCTCGTTCGATCAGCCCAGCCTCCCGGACAACATCTGTCATGCCGGCAACGAGCATCCCAAGCCAAAGGAAGACTGAAGACCCATGGAAGACTCAACCCAGAGCGCTACCGATACGACCCGCCGCCGCTTTCTCAAACAGATTGCCGCCGCACCCGCGCTGGCTCTCGCCTCAGGCGGCAGCGCTCTAAGCCAGGCCGCGACGAAGCCGGCAGCCAGTCCCGCCACAAAGACCAACAAGTTCGTCGCCATCCAGATTGGCGGCCGTTCGTTCGTCGATGAAGGCGTCGATCAGTGCCTTGACACGCTCCAGCAGGTGGGTGGAGTCAACGTCGTGATGGCGACGGTCTTCACCTACGGCTCCGGTCTTGCAGGCCGCCAGGTTCATGGCGAACCGCTCCCGGACCACGGCATCAAGGAGTACGACCGCGTCCAGGGCGGCAGCTTCACCAGGGTTCATCCAGAGTTTTATGCCGCCTCACCCATCAAGGACATCCGCGCCCCTGAACTGGGTGACTTCGACATCCTCGCCGACGTGATCCCCAAAACGAAGGCCAAGGGGATGCAGACCTATGCGCTCTTTGAAGAGAACTACAACCCTCGCCTCATCCCAAACTTTGCCGCCATTGCAGAGGTCGATCTCTACGGCCGCGTAGGCGGCACCACCTGCTTCAACAACCCCAATGCCCGCGCCTTCCTGTCGTCTATGGTCTCTGACTGGGTCACCAACAACGATATCGACGGGCTCATGTGGGAGTCTGAGCGGCAAGGTCCGCTCAACAACACCATCGGTGCCAGCTTCAACAAGATCTTCCCTCGCCGCTCTTCAACCGCAAACTGCTTCTGCGAGCATTGCATCCGCAAAGCCAAAGAAGTCGGCATCGACGGCAACCGCGCCAGACAGGGATACATCGCACTGGATCACTGGGTCATCCGCACACAAGCCGGCCCCGCAACCTCAGACGGCAGCTTCGTCGGTCTCTGGCGTCTCTTCCTGGAGTTCCCGGAGATCTTTGCATGGGAGCGCTTCTGGTACACCAGCCAGGAGGAGATGTACGCCCTCATCTACGGCACCGCCAAGGCCATCAAGCCGCGCCTGCAGGTCGGCTGGCACATCATGCACGTCGTGACCATGAGCCCTTTCTACTCTGCTGACACCAACTACGCGCGCCTGGTGCCGTTCTCCGATTACCTCAAGCCATGCCCATATAACAACTGTGCCGGACCCCGGCTCGCGCAGTACATCCGCAACGTTCAATCGACGATCTTCCGCGACCTCACCCCGGAGCGCGTACTTGACATGCACTACGCCTTCTTCGGCTATACCGGTGAGCCCACGCTCGACAAACTCCCCACCTCCGGTCTCTCGGGCGATACGGTCGGCATCGAAACCAAACGCGCCATCGCCGATGTGCAGGGAGCCATCCCCATCTACCCCGGCATCGATATCGACGTACCCACCGAGCTCAATGAAAAGCGCACCCAACCCTCTGACGTCCGGGCCGCTACGCTCTCTGCGTTGAAGGCCGGCGCCCCCGGTGTCGTGCTGTCTCGCAAGTACGCAGAGATGAAGCTGACGAACATCGCGGGAGCAAAGCAAGCCCTGCATGACTTTGGAGCGATCGGCTAACCAACCAGGAGGGAACTGATGACCACCCGACTCACAAC
This region of Granulicella tundricola MP5ACTX9 genomic DNA includes:
- a CDS encoding proline racemase family protein, which gives rise to MSMNTAVLVVDSHTEGEPTRVVVSGGPDLGQGSLMERVERFRRDFDGFRSGVVCEPRGSEVVVGALLVEPLSEDASAAVLFFNDVGYLGMCGHGTIGVIKTLAYLGRIKPGQHKIETSVGDVSACLHEDGSVTVSNVPSYRLQASVPVDVPGLGRFVGDIAWGGNWFFLIGEHPFEILPSNRAELVAASTAIRNALHASGIKGVPGEHSDYIDHIEFFSEPVDPANSSRSFVLCPGTAFDRSPCGTGTSAKMACLYADGKLVPGQTWRQESILGTVFEGTVEPGEGEMVLPSIRGRAWITGESKLIFAGDDPFSKGIQF
- a CDS encoding NAD(P)/FAD-dependent oxidoreductase, which produces MAAFDVVIVGAGIVGSACARECVRAGFRVAIVEGGVPAGGATAAGMGHVVVMDDSPAQLALTTYSRGLWNAELPELPRTVEYEARGTIWVAADDEEMVEVHAKQATYERVGVCAEVLDSTDLATQEPNLRSGLAGGLLVPDDGVIYPPAAAQFYLSEARRLGAEFHLSRAISAANGVVLLADGTRLTAPHIVLAVGTECDLLPALPIKKRKGHLIITDRYPNFLHHQLVELGYLKSAHKVVTDSVAFNIQPRQTGQLLIGSSRQYGDEDPRADAAVLRQMLERSMLYMPALANISALRVWTGFRASTADKLPLIGPAAGLSDDKSLWLAAGFEGLGITNAPGAARLLVDGLLGHASQIDASPYLPIRLAAQVEATHA
- a CDS encoding 2Fe-2S iron-sulfur cluster-binding protein, whose translation is MPDLCITINGIEVRVVKGTTVAAAMLQVGVACRISVSGEARTALCGMGICFECRATVDGVPHRTTCQLQCVEGMTAETMR
- a CDS encoding FAD/NAD(P)-dependent oxidoreductase — protein: MIWTDVLVIGAGPAGIAAATAAGENGREVIVLDDNAAPGGQIWRGGVEAPVAKPGGGEDAAKDKAIARLKRSGAELLSGYRVFDAQSSSTVQAIHQNQTDRFSYKHLVLATGARERFLPFPGWTLPGVFGAGGLQALVKGGFPVKGKRVVVAGTGPLLLAVAAHLKAYGAKVVCVAEQASVSQLAPFAASLWSHPAKVWQGVHYRATLASTPYRNGCWPVAATSNQDASALSSVTLSDGKRTWDEPCDLLACGFHLVPNTELASLLGCELEGAFVKVDEQQRTSLPEVFCAGEPTGIAGLEAALIQGEIAGLTCAGKPTSQLKKRAAAERGFGQRLEKAFALRPEVLKLATPQTIVCRCEDVPLGKISGHIGWTDAKLQTRCGMGPCQGRICGPAVEALLGWRPVSIRQPLYPVPLEVFCSEQEEPEPVSAS
- a CDS encoding dihydrodipicolinate synthase family protein, whose protein sequence is MIWSGVMPAMTTPFDEAMKVDHSFLAQHAAWQLGNGCKGLVMLGSLGEGATLEHTEKIAILKTAVRVAKDAPVVAAISHLSTEGAVKLAQEAEAAGCAGLMVLPPYVYTSDWREMKQHVATVIAATKLPCMLYNNPVAYKTDFLPIEMAELASEHENLTAVKESSADVRRVSAIREVLGDRLRICVGVDDVLVEGVYAGAVGWVAGLVNAYPAESVQLFELATAGKTVEAFELYRWFLPLLRMDTVPKFVQLIKWVQEQVGVGSERVRAPRLVLNGKELEVARAEFEKAHATRPQVTSKAFSEFAGA
- a CDS encoding M1 family metallopeptidase → MARASKFLHLAALLLPLGSLVSVAAQTAHPANIPMAETFTEADRLRGSYGPYRSNNDLLYYHLDVRVDPAKKSISGKNSVRFKMLEDGQRIQLDLVSTLQIDKVLFDKPKGATTPLHFERAAGRTVYIDFPRTLPKGETDTIEVFYSGHPVEMGRFGGIVFRKDPMGRPLVNTACEEEGASVWWPNKDQWRDEVESMDLSVEAPSDLVEVSGGKFQGKTDLHDGFTRWDWKIQYPINNYDVSLNIGTYVHFSDTYKTLPLDYFVFPEDIEKAKHQFVQAKHMLKAYEHYFGEYPFLKDGYKLVEALYSGVENQTAITYGNHFENGYLGRPRTGIGTRFDFIIIHESAHEYFGNSITAKDRSDMWIHEGWANYCEGLFVEFMWGKSDGITYVNTGKENVKNQFPVISQEGVFSTPPGDQYKKGGLFLNTLRSVVGDDVWFPLLHDYYQHFKYQTIMTTDMVAFFNQQTKMDLTPIFNQYLRHAAIPVLQLRFDDAAHTVSYRWQADEAAFAMPIRVGSKENWQLIYPTTSEWKTLSTPLTKDQFEVATDMYYVGISKE
- a CDS encoding peptidylprolyl isomerase is translated as MMDYILWLVLAAPFWLSHYAPKVFRVRVDTTVGSFVIETHRAWSPHGADRFYELVRARYYDDNRFFRVVPAHWVQFGVNGNPQVAQQWRHRTIADDPLLCHNTPGFIGFSNTAPNTRSTQVYINTGDNSARNDVEAGFAPFGRVVEGMDIVEKIYSGYGEHSGGGMRAGHQDQMFAGGNAYFDREFPRLDKLLSVSLISFDQPSLPDNICHAGNEHPKPKED